GGCTACCAGGTGATTGACGTCAAGGTGGAGATCACGGACGGCTCCTTCCACGAGGTGGACTCGAATGAACTGGCCTTCAAGATGGCCGGCATTTTTGCGCTCAAGGATGCCTTCGGGAAGGCGGGTCCGGTCCTGCTGGAGCCGATCATGAAAGTGGAGGTCACCACGCCCGATGAATACCAGGGCGACATCCTCGGCGACGTGAACCGCCGCCGCGGGGTCATCCAGGGTGTGGATGCCAAGGCGGGCCAGACCATCGTCACCGCGAACGTGCCGCTCAAGGAGATGTTCGGCTATGCGACGGCGATCCGGTCGTTGTCCAAGGGCCGGGCCTCCTACTCCATGGAGCCCGCCGCCTTCGAGGAGGTGCCGTCCAGCGTCCTCGCCGAGATCCTCGACGCCGCCAAGAAACGTCCCGCCGCGCGCAGCTAGTTTTCGGTCCCATCAATTCAACCTGTTCTTTGTATGTCTGGACAACGCATCCGCATCCGCCTCAAGGCGTACGACCACCGGGTGATTGACGCCTCGGCGAGTGAAATCGTCGAAACCGTCAAGCGCTCCGGTGCCCGTGTGGCCGGTCCCATCCCGCTTCCGACCCACATTGAGCGGGTGACGCTCCACCGCTCGCCGCACGCGGACAAAAAGTCCATGGAGTCCTTCGAGCAGCGGACGCACAAGCGGTTGATTGACATCCTGGACCCCACTGCAAAGACCGTGGATGAGTTGAAGAAGCTCAACCTGCCGGCCGGGGTGGACATTCAGATCAAAATCTAACCCGAATCCCCCCATGCCACTCGGACTCATTGGAAAGAAACTCGGGCACACCCGCGTGTACAACGTGGACGGGGTCGCCACCCCGGTCACGGTGGTGCAGGTCGGGCCCAACCTGGTGCTTCAGGTGAAAAAGAAGGACGGCCGCGACGGGTACGCGGCGGTGCAACTCGGATTTGATGCGCAGAAGGAGTCCCGGCTTCCCAAGCCCCTCCTCGGGCACATCCGCAAACAGAATGGTGGTCCGGTGAAACGCATCCGCGAATTCCGGGATTTCTCCCGGGAGGTGAAGCCGGGAGACCTGCTCGGCGCCGACCTGTTCGAGGTCGGGCAGTTTGTGGACTGCATTGGCACCACGAAAGGGCGCGGATTTGAGGGCGTCGTGGGCCGCTGGGGTTTTGCAGGCGGCGATATGACCCACGGGGCGAAGGGCTGGCACCGCCGCTCGGGCGCGATCGGCTGCCGTCTCTTTCCGGGACACGTCAACAAGGGGCTCAAGATGCCCGGCCACATGGGCCAGGTCCGCCGGACAGCGCAGAACCTGGAGATTGTCCAGGTCCGCAAGGAGGACAATGTCCTGTTGATCCGCGGCTCCTTCCCGGGCAGCGAGGGCGACTATTGCATCATCCGCGAGGCCAAGAAAATCCCCGTCGGTTCCCCGCGGCTGAAGGCGATCCACGAACATCGTGAAAAGGCGCGCGCCGCCGCCATCGCCGCCGCCCAGAAAAAGGCCGATGACAAAAAGGCGGCAGGCAAGAAGAAGAAGTAGCCCGGAGTCCAATCCATGAAACTCTCGATCCAAAACATTCAGGGAAATCCGTCCGGGGAGCTGGACGTGTCGTTCCCGGTCATCGAAGACGGCCGGGGCACCCAGGCGGTTCACGACACCGTGGTCGCCCACCAGGCGGCCCAGCGCAGCGGCACCGCCTGCACCAAGACCATGGGTGAAGTGCGCGGCACCGGGAAGAAGCCGTGGCGCCAGAAGGGGACCGGACGTGCCCGCGCCGGCTCTTTTGCCTCGCCGCTCTGGCGGGGTGGTGGCGTCGTCTTCGGACCCAAACCCCGGGACTACGACAAGAAGGTGAATCGCAAGGTCCGCCAGTTGGCCCTGCGGAAGGCCCTGAGCGAGCGGCTCAAGGGCGGGGATGTCCTGATCCTGGACGATCTGAAACTGACCGCCCCGAAAACCCGCGAGTTTGTCGCCGTTCTTGGCACCCTCGGCCTGACCGGAACCACCTTGGTGATTGTGGCATCGCCGGATGCCCAGTTGGACCGCGCATCCCGCAACGTGCTCGGGGTTGAGGTGACGACCGGGGCCGTCATCAACACCTATGACGTGCTCCGCTTTGACAAGCTGGTGTTCACCCGCGCGGCCTTTGAGCAGCTCGAGGCCCGCATCAGCAAGAAGATCCAGCACTGATCCCCCCGCCATGAACGCCTACGACATCATCAAGACGGTTCGTGTCACCGAGAAGGGGACGCTACAGACCGAGCGGTTCAATCAATATACGCTGGTGGCCGACCGGCGGGCGTCCGCCCCCCAGATCAAACGTGCGGTGGAGGAGTTGTTCAAGGTCACCGTCCTGCGGGTGAACACGCTCCAGGTGCGGGGCAAGGCCCGACGGCAGTCCACGAAGGCTGCCGGGCGCGATGCCGACTGGAAGAAGGCGATTGTGACCCTCAAGAAGGGGGATCGCATCGAGCTTGCCTGAGACGGAGTCCCCGGGGAGGGCCTCCTGACTGGATATGGCGTCCCTCACTGGGGACGCCGTTTTCATTGATGGATCCCTCCAAGTCGGACGCGGTGCTTCCGCCGTTTTCGGGTGCGAGTTTCGGGCGGATTGCGACTCTGGGCCGCGCGTGACTGTACCGCTGCCACCGACACCTGCGGGGGAGGATCCCACCGCCTGGATCGTCGGGCTGCGTCCGGATCTCAACGGATCGCGTCGCGCGCTTCCGGCGGACCGGCCGCAGGGTTGGATCGAGGAAGTTGAGCCGGACGACTCCGGAGAGGCGGTGCGGTTCCTCACGGTGTTTCTCACCAACCGGGAATGCCCGTGGCGTTGCCTGATGTGTGATTTGTGGCACCACACCACCCTGGAGCCCGTGCCCCCCGGCGCGATCGTGACGCAAATTCGCACGGCCAGGCTCGGCAGGGGAGACGTCCCGGGCCTCAAGCTCTACAACGCGGGATCCTTTTTTGATGCCGGTGCAGTCCCACTCGCGGACCATGACGCGATCGCGTCCGAGATCGGCACGCACCGCCGGGTGGTGGTCGAGTGTCATCCCCGGCTGGTCGGTCCCCGCATCCCGACGTTTGCCGGGAAGATCAATCCTGCGGCGCTCGAGGTGGCTCTGGGACTGGAGACCGTCCATCCCGAGGTGCTGTCCCGGCTGAACAAGCGGATCCGCGTTGCCGACTTCGTCCGGGCCTCGAAGTCCCTTCGGAGCGACGGCGTCGCCGTCAGGGCCTTCGTGCTGGTCAAACCTCCATTCCTGGATGAAGACGCGGCCCTGGAGTGGGCGGTGCGGTCGTCGGAGGTGGCGTTGGAAGCGGGCGCCGGCGTCGTCTCCCTGATTCCAACGCGTGGGGGCGAGGGCGCGCTTCGTGAGCTGGAGCGACTCGGACTGTTCCGCGAGCCAGGGCTGGCGTTGATCGAGGAGGCCTTCGACCGGGTGATGGCCCTGGGTCGAGGACGGGTGTTCATGGACCTCTGGGAACTCGACCGGTTCGGCGCGCATGAGACCGGATTCCTGGAGCGCCGGGACCGGATGGAGCGCATGAACCGCCTGCAGCAGATCCTGCCGCGGATCGGTGCCGCGGCCGCCGCACCCGCGGTCACCCGTGACTCATGACCTCCGCCACATCGGCGGCAAAGGCCCGGACGTCTGATTCGGCGGTGTCCCAGGAGCACATCAGCCGGCAGCCGCCCTCGCCGATGAAGTTGTAGAACAGCCATCCGCGGGCGTGCAGGGCCTGGATGGCCCGCTTGGGGAGTTCAATGAAGACGGCGTTGGCCTCCCTGGGAAAGAGGATGGTCACGCCGGGAATTGGCGAAAGCAGTTCGTGCATCAGCGCCGCCATGGTGTTGGCGTGGGAGGCATGGCGCAGCCAGACGTCGTCCTTCAGCATCCCCACCCACGGGGCCGCCACGAAACGCATCTTGGAACAAAGCTGTCCGCCCTGTTTTGCCCGGTAGTCGAACTCCCGCGCGAGCTCCCGGTTGAAGAACACCACGGCCTCGCCGACATGGATGCCGTTTTTGGTGCCCCCGAAGCACAGGACATCCACCCCGGCCTGCCAGGTGATCTCCCGCGGCGCGACCCGGAGCGTGGCCACGGCGTTGGCGAACCGGGCACCGTCCATGTGCAGCCGGAGCCCGTGCTTCTTGGCCATCGCACCAATCGCCCGCAGTTCGGCGGGCGTGTACACGGTCCCGACCTCGGTGCCCTGCGTCACACTGACCAGCCGGGGCTTGGGGTAATGAATGTCGGTCCGCCGCAGGACTGCCTCCTCGATGCCGTCCGGGGTGAGTTTGCCGTTGGCCCCGGGAAGCAGGAGCAGCTTGGAGCCATTGGCAAAGAACTCGGGGGCACCGCACTCGTCCTTTTCGACGTGGGCCACCTCGTGGCACAGGACGCTGTGGTAGCTCTGGCAGCAATGGGCGAGGGCGAGCGAATTGGCCGCGGTGCCGTTGAAGACAAAGAACACCTCGCAGGGCGTCTCGAACAACTGACGGATCCGGTCGGCTGCACGTTGGGTCCATGGGTCATTCCCGTAGGCGGGGGCGTGTCCACGGTTGGCTTCCTCAAGGGCCGCCCACGCCTCCGGGGCAATTCCGGCGTAGTTGTCGGAGGCGAAGTGTCGGCGGATGGGCACCGGTTCCTGCGGAAGGTCAGCAGGAGCCTGGGAGGTCCGGGTGGTGGGATCCGGGGCGGCGGTCATGACGTTTCTGGAGACTCGGCGAGTTTGCGGTACAGGGTGGCGAGACTGATGTCGAGCAGCCGTGCCGCCGCCTCCTTGTCCCCGTTGGCGAAGGCGACGGCGTGCCGCAGGTAGCTCGTTTCGTGGTCTCTCAGGAATTTCTTAAGGCTGACGAGACCGTTGGTCTGCGGGTGAGGCTCGGAGTCCGTGGCGGGCTGGGATACCACCGGCCCGGTCCCCGCTCCAGGTCCGGGCCCGACCGCGGCTCCAACCGGTGTCGCCGTTTCAGCGGCCTGTTGCGCCTCCTGTCCATCATCCGCCGGGGCGCAGGCCTGGACGACCGGGGGCAGGTCGGCGACCTGGATCAAGGGAGTGTCGGCAAGGATGGCGGCCCGCTCAATATAGTTGGCGAGTTCCCGCACGTTGCCGGGCCAACGGTAGGCGGTCAGCGCCGCGAGGGCACGCCGGGTCACCCGGAAGGGCTGATCGGACCGGAGATGGACCCGGTCCTTCAGGAAATGGGCGACCAGCATGGGGAGGTCGTCGGGCCGTTCCCGCAGCGGTGGCAGCGCGATCGGGACCACGTTGAGCCGGTAATACAGGTCCTCCCGGAACCGTCCGTCCCGAACCAGCGTCTCCAGGTTTTCGTTGGTCGCGGCGATCACCCGGACATCCACCGCGACCGCGGTGTTGTCGCCGACGCGGCGCACTTCCTTGTCCTGAAGCACCCGGAGCAGGCGGCTCTGGAGCTGGGGCGGCATGGTGCCGATTTCGTCCAGGAACAGCGTGCCGCCAGCCGCCTCCTGGAACAGCCCATCCTTGTCCGACACCGCCCCGGTGAACGCCCCCTTGCGATGGCCGAACAATTCGGACTCCAGCAGATTTTCGGGCAGGGCGGAGCAATTGATCGGTACAAAGGGGGCCGCGGCCCGGTTGGAGTTGTAGTGGAGCGCGCGGGCGATCAGTTCCTTGCCGGTGCCGCTCTCGCCCAGCACCAGCACCGTGGTGGGGGTGTCCGCCACCTTTTCCACCAGACGGAAGACTTCCTGCATCCGGGGGCTGGCGCCGATGATCTGCGAGAAGCGGTACTGCCGGCGCAACTCCTTGCGCAGTTCCGTGTTCTCGGCGACAGCGGCCGTGTAGCTCAGCGCCCGGCGCACACAGAGCCGGAGGTCTCCGAGGTTGAAGGGCTTTCGCAGGAAATCGAACGCCCCGAGCTTCATCGCATCCACCGCGTTCTCCACCGTCCCGAAGCCGCTGATGACAATCACGGCGGGCGGCGGTGAGAGCTCACGGACCTTTCGGAGAATGTCGAGGCCGTGCGGACGCGTCTTGTCGAGATACAGGTCGGTGATCACCAGTTCCGGGCGCCGGGAGGCCAGCGCCTCGATCACTCCGGAGTAGTTGGTGAACGGGAGCACCTCGTGCCCGTCGGCACGCAGCACCTCGGCGACCATCTGCACCATGGTCATCTCGTCGTCCACGAGGAGGATCGTCGCCACGGCGGCACGTTACGGCATGCGGGAGACACTCCAAGCCCGAAGGCGTCCCGGGCGGGGGATTCGGGGCCGGCGGGGCCACCGGACGCCGCATTGCGGATGGCGGAGGCACGCGGGCTGCGGCACGCTGCACCGGTGCAGGGAGTTGTCGCCATCGTCGGTCGTCCCAATGTGGGCAAGTCGGCATTATTCAACCGGATCGCCGGACGCCGGATCGCCATCGTGCATGATCAGCCCGGAGTCACCCGGGACCGCGTCATGGCCGAGGCGGAGTGGTCCGGACGCCCGTTCCTGCTTGTGGACACCGGCGGGATCGGACTCCGGCCCGGCGAACGGGCCGATGACGTGATCGCCAGCGCCGCACTCGATCAGGTCGGGATCGCCCTGGAATCCGCGCAGGTGATCCTCCTGGTGGTGAACGTGCAGGAAGGGATGGTGCCGCTGGACCTCGAAGTGGCCCAACGACTCCGCGGAACCCACAAGCCGGTGCTGGTGGTCGCCAACAAGGCCGACAACCCATCACTGGAGGAAACCGCCGCGGAATTTGCCCGCCTGGGTTTCGAGACCGTGCATCCCGTCAGCGCCATCCATGGCATGGGGTTGGATGCCCTGCTGGCCGACGTCACGTCGCGGCTGCCTCGGCCTGAGGGATCCGAGGATTCCGGGGCCGCAGCCGGCTCCGCGGAAATTCCGGACCCGGCATCCGTGGCTCCCGGGGCCCCGGACGCCCGGGGGCTCATGGGACGCCGGGGACGCCCGGTGCGGCTGGCGATTGTCGGTCGGCCCAACGTGGGCAAGTCGTCCATCATCAATGCCCTGACCGGATCCGAGCGCGTGATTGTCAGCCCGATTCCGGGCACCACCCGGGATGCCGTGGATGTTCCCTTCGAGGTGACCACCGGCGATCGCCGCGAGGCCTATGTGCTGATTGACACGGCCGGGTTGCGCAAGGCCCGCAGGGTTGCGGACACGATCGAATACTTCAGTGCGGAGCGCACCCGCGACGCCATCGAGCGGGCCGACATCGTCCTGCTGGTGGTGGATGCCGAGACGCACATCGTCGAGCAGGACAAGAAGATCGCCGACCTGATCACGGGCGCCCGTCGGGCCTGCATCGTGGTCGTCAACAAGTGGGACCTGGTCTCCGACGCCGTGAAGCAGGCGCAGGAGGCGGAGTTTGGCCGCCGCCGTCGCGAGACCTCCTTTGGCCGGCCGCAGAAACGCGTCACGCTCGGCGACTTTGGGGATTGGGTGCATGAACAACTGTTCTTCCTCGATTATGCGCCGGTGATCTTCACCTCGGCACACGACGGGTTTCAGCTGGACCGCCTGCTGGAGGCGGTGCGCTACGTCGCCGCGCAGTTGGAGCAGCGGGTGCCCACCGCCCTGCTCAACCGCACATTGGGCGAGGCCATCACGCGACGGCAGCCGGTCAGTCCCTTGGGACACCGCCTGAAATTCTTTTATGCCACCCAGGTCCGCCTGGCACCGCCGACGTTCCTGGCCTTCGTCAACCGCGACGAGCACTTCAGCCCCGCGTATGGGAAATACCTGACCGGGGAGTTGCGACGTGCCTTCGGGTACGAGGGTTGCCCCATCGTGATCGTGCCGCGGGCACGACCCAAGACGATCGAGGCCATCCGCGGCAAGCGCTCGTCGCCGAAGCGCAAAACCGGAGTGACGGCAGGCCGTGGGTCTGGGAAACCGGTCCATTCCCCCACGCGCAGGGGCGGCAACCGGCGTGACCGGGCCGGCAGTGTGCCAAAACGCCGGGCCGGGGGACGGAGCGGTCCGCGTCGGACCGGTTGAGCCTCAGCGGCCACCGGATGCCGGCCCGGCCGCATTGAACGCCGCACGGATCCGTTCGACCCGTCTCCGGTTGGTCCCAAGGTCCGAATAGCCGACCCGGGATGCGGACCGCACGTGAATCACGGATTTTTCGGCATCCAGGCGGAATTCCACGTCGTCCACAAACCGCAGCAGTCTTGTGCGGCAGATGACACGCAGGTGGCCTGGGTCGCCGCGGACCTCAGTGGTTCCGGGGAACGAGAGCACAACGCGCCGGAGTCGTTCCATTGCGGCCTCCGGGGGTCCGGTGAATGCGAGAGGAGGAATCTGGTGCGCGGGATCCGGGTCCTCGCTGCAAACACAGTTCGGAGTCGGGGGGCAGGGGGGCAGGGGATCCCTCGCGGGTGTCATGGAGGCGGGCGGGGTCATCAGCGTGAGGATCAGCCGGGACGCGAGCATCCCGACCAGCACGACCAGGACCAGGACCCCTCGCTTCCAGCGCACAGCGGACCTTGGGGCCGGCGGGCCGGCATTGCACGTGGCGATCCTGATGGTGGCGAAGGAAGTTCCTGCCTGACGCCATCGCCCCCGCAGTGTTCGTCTCGCCGCGGCGCAGGGGCGTGACACCGGCTGGCGGGCTGGGGTTCACTGCGCCGGTGTCCACGGAAGTCCAGGAACCCCGGCTCGTCCTGTCCGCGGCCGAGGAGGCGTTTGAGCGGTGGCGCCGTCGTGCCGGCCTGGTGGTCGCCCCGCTGGTGTTTGGCGTGCTTTGGTTCTGTCCGGTGGGCGGTGTATCCCCGCAGGCCGACCGCCTGCTGGCCATCCTCGGCCTGGTGGTCGTGCTGTGGATGACCGAAGCGCTGCCGATGGCGGTCACGGCGTTGCTGGGTCCGACGCTGTGCGTGCTGGCCGGCATTGCCCCCGCCCAGGAGGTGTTCCGTCCGTTCGCGGATCCGATCATCTTCCTGTTCATGGGGAGCTTCATGCTGGTGGAGGCCATGATGAAGCACGGGCTCAACCGCCGGCTCGCGTTTCTGTTCCTTGGGATGCGGAGCATTGCGGAGAGTCCGCTCCGGCTCTACGCGGCGTTCGGATTCATCGCCGTCTTCCTTTCCATGTGGGTGTCCAATGCGGCCACCACCGCCATGCTCCTGCCGATCGGGATTGCCATTGCGACCGAGGTCGCGCGGCGTGAATCGGTGCGCCGTGGCGTAACCCTCGAGTTCACCCGGCTCCCGCTGGCCACCGGTCTCATGCTGCTGACGGCCTTTGGCGCCTCGGTGGGCGGTCTGGCCACCCCCATCGGGACGCCGCCCAACCTGATCGGCATCGGGATGATCGAGCGGATGCTGGGCACCCGGCTTTCGTTTGTGGAATGGATGCGGGTGGGGCTGCCGGTATCCCTCGTCCTGGGGGTGTTTCTTGTGGTGAATTTCCATCGGCGCTGCGCCGTGCCGGCATCGTCGCTCCAGGGCGGTGCCGCATGGCTGGCGGCCGAGAATGCGCGCCTGGGTCCCTGGACTCCGGGCCAACGGAACGTGCTGATCGTCTTTGGTGCGGCCGTCTGCTGCTGGCTGATCCCGGGCGTGCTGACCCTCGTCCTGGGCGCGACTGCCCCGGCGATCCGTTCCTTCAATGCCCGGATGCCCGAGAGCATGGTGGCCCTCTGTGCCGCGCTGGTGCTGTTTGCCTGGCCTCTGGACTGGCGGGAGGCGCGGTTCACGCTGTCGTGGACGGACGCGGTGAAAATTGACTGGGGGACGATCTTTCTGTTCGCCGGGGGCATGGCGCTTGGGGAACAGATGTTCTCCACCGGACTGGCCCGCTGGGTGGGCGATGGCCTTGCGGGGATCTTCCAGGCCCGAACGGCGCTGGGCATGACGCTGTTGTTCACCGCGGTGGCCATCGTGACCAGCGAAGCCACCTCGAACACCGCCTCCGCCACCATGGTGGTTCCCGTGGCCATCGCGGTTGCCCAGGCGGCCGGTGTGGATCCCATGCAACCGGCCTTGGGCGCCTGCATCGGGGCTTCCATGGGGTTCCTTCTCCCCGTGTCCACCGGCCCCAACGCCATCGTGTACGGGTCCGGGTGCGTCCCGCTGGTGCAGATGATGCGTCACGGCATCCTCCTCGACCTGTTCGGGTTCGTGGTGATCGTCGCCGTGGTCACCCTCCTGTCCCCATCGTGAGTTCCTCCAGCCTGTGGTCAACGGCCCCTTTTCATGTCCCGCCATCCCCGCCCGCATGAAGGGCCCTGCCCCGGCGCTGCAGCGTGGCGTGCAGGGCATCCCCGAGGCGGCCCTGATCCGCCCGCGGGCCAGGAGGATGGTGTTGCAGGGACGTAGAGGGCCCCTTGCATCCTGGTGCATTCAAACAGGCTGAAGCCTCCCGGTCTCGCTGGGCCAGGGCAAGCCCGGCACCGGGCCGTGATTCGAGCGGACCAACGCGTCGCCGTCCCGGTCTGGTGCCTCTTGACCGCAAGTCGCCCCGGGTCATGGTGGGTGGAGAATGGAGAACCTCAGTGGCACTGCGAACGGTCCGGTATGGAGCGAATTTCGTGCAGCGTTGGCGGTTCTGGCTGCACTGACGCTGGCAGGATGCGCCTTGGTGGGTCCCTCGACAAAATCCGAGAAGTCCGAATCCGAGGTTTCCATACTGCTCGAGGATTGCCCGGGTCCCGTCCAGGCCGCGTTGCTCGCCGAGGCCTACAAGGCAGGCGGCGTGATCGGCGAGATTGAGCGTGAGACCGAATCCGATGGCTCCGTGGTGTACGAGGGAACGGTAATGCTCCCCGGCGGCGGCGAGGTTGAGGTGGAGGTGACTCCGGATGGCCGGGTGCTGGAGGTGGAGGTGGAATCGCCCCAGCCCCGACGCCCGGGAGTCGGAGCAATGGGGTCGAACCTGCACTATTGACTTAAGGGACGGGCGCACGAGGACCCTCGAATACCGCGCCCCGCGCAGTTTGGGAGCATCGCGACGTTTCAAAACATCCCGCGGCTTAATCAAGACCTCCCCGCCGTTGCCCCGACTCACCACGTGACTCCACGATCCGGCAAGATTTACCCGCAACGGTCGAGCAATGTGGTGAGACTGCATACGCACCGCGATGTGTCAATGTTGCAGATCTGACCCCATTGCCCCCCACCTTGGGAACTGATCAGCCGCAGCCGGCTCCACCTGGTTCAACCTCAGGCGTCGCCCCCCCAGCGCGAAGACCTCCCGGCGACCCGCCAAGCCCTCATAAACCCCCGATTTGACTCCCGGGACCCCAATCCCCCTCCCAGCCCCAGACCTCCAGCTCGTTCCCCCCAATGCCCGCAGGGCAATTCCTGCTTCTGGGCCATCTAACAGAAACTTTTCGCTTGCAGAAGCAAACGTACTCTGATGCATTGCTCCCGGCTTCATTGAAGTTTGTAAACCCGGATACTCAAAGTAACCCAACGCCCACCGCATGAGCCCGCACCTCCGCCCCGCACCTCCGCCCCGCACCTCCGGCATGGCCGCGATTGGTCATGCTTCTCGCCGCTACGGTCCTCTATCTGCCCATAGACGCGGCTACGATCGAGTACTGGGTCAAACCTCCTGGAAGTGGTAGCGGAGGGAACGGGAGCAGCGAACAGAAAGCCGCGGTTTACAGCGGCACTGAGCTTCATGACAAACTTTCCTCGAACCTCGGCGATGATCTTGTCATCTATTTCCTTCCAGGCGACTACCTGATCAGCAGCGTTGGCTCGGCGCAAAGCATCCCGCTCTACTGCGATGTCAATGCCAATGTTGCCAATCGCTCCGTCAGTCTCATCGGAAAGCCCCATCCCACCACGGGAGCCCGGCCGCGGCTGATCCTGTCCACAGCCATCCAAAGCAGCGTCTGGACCGCGTCGATCGCCCACCACACACTGATCACCACTCCCACTTATCCCGACGGGCGCAAATCGTATTTGAAGCATGTCTCGATTCACGATTTGGACCTTGATGGAAACTTCCCGGCCCTCGGAGCGTGGACTTCGGAAGCCAACGCTACCGGATACAAATCGTTCGCAATTGATGTCGCCGCAGAATCGGGTTGGTTTAAAAACCTGAGAGTGCGGAACTTCGGTGCCGTCGGGCTTGTACCGAATTCGTACATCCATGTGACGGCCGGAGTGGAGGCATTTCCCGTTGTCTTCAATACGGTGCTCACCTCCTCGAATCAGACCGTCAACGGGACCCCGTTCTGCTGGATCGTCGAAGACTGTGAGGTCTCGGACTTCCACTCGGTACATGGCGGTTACGGGACGATGATCATGGCCAATGCCTACCAGGCCGCGCAGGGTTCCCTGACGGATAACCCCCGGGTGGTGATCCGGCGTTGTCAAGTCCGGGTCAATCAGCATGCCATTGGCTTCGGATCCGCCGGAACGTGCTCGGGCAGCGAATGTAAACGCCCGTTTCCAAATACCGCGAACCTTCCGGGTGGGCCGTCGGGCCGGATTCGGTTCCATGACAATGTCGTTCTTGGCACCGGGACGGGATTCAACACGGATACGGGCTGGTTGGGTCCCATTTTCTTCGACAACAACGCGTTCCTCGACACAGCCATTATGGGTAGCTTCGGCGAAGCCGGTACGAATCCGAGCAATCCGTCTCCCCATGACAGCTATCGCCTCCGCGAGAACCTGGTGCGCCTCCGGGGTCGGCCGGTTGCCAAAACATGGACCGACATCACCATGGCCAACTATCCAAACCACGCCACAGATCCGAACTTGGGACTCGGACGATTCCATCACGAAGAATCGCCGGCGAATTCCTTGTCCCATGGACTGATGATCAAGGGCACAGCCGGCAATATCCTGTTGGAGAAGAATCGCTTCACCACCTGGCCCAAGGGGAATTTCTATCTCCCAGCACCGGACTCCAACGATCATGAAAACTATCGGCTGGTCTGGAAGATTCCGGGTGGGCAGAACATCAACAGTTGGATCTACTCCAGGGTTCGCGCAGCGGTTCAACCCATGACGTTCACTGACAACCGCCTTTCGAAGAGCAGCTACGATTTTGGGACCCTCAATGTTGGTACGAGCTTCGACAATCTGAATTCTGAAACGGAATCCTCATTGACGCACACTTCCAGCTCCCCTCACGCGGCCGACCACCTGAACCTGAAGATTCCGTCCATCATCCTGCCGGCAAGCGGGGCCTTCGATCCACGCGGCACGTTGGGACGGGTCCATCTGAATCTCACAGGTGGCACAGATCTGGAATCGGTTCAGGAAATTCAAATCGGTCAGCCGGTCTATAATTCGGGCACCGCCACCCTCACGGTTCCGGGTCGCGTCGTCCGGCATGTGATTCCTCGGGGAGGCATCGTGGGTGGGACGGCGGCAGTGTCCGAGGTCCCCGTGCGGCTTCGGTACGAGCGACGCGCGGAGAACTTCACAGAGGCGACGATGGTCAGCCTCGCGGCAATCAATTCAAGCACCAGCGGACTCGTCACCTTCAA
The DNA window shown above is from Verrucomicrobiia bacterium and carries:
- the rplD gene encoding 50S ribosomal protein L4; the encoded protein is MKLSIQNIQGNPSGELDVSFPVIEDGRGTQAVHDTVVAHQAAQRSGTACTKTMGEVRGTGKKPWRQKGTGRARAGSFASPLWRGGGVVFGPKPRDYDKKVNRKVRQLALRKALSERLKGGDVLILDDLKLTAPKTREFVAVLGTLGLTGTTLVIVASPDAQLDRASRNVLGVEVTTGAVINTYDVLRFDKLVFTRAAFEQLEARISKKIQH
- a CDS encoding sigma-54-dependent Fis family transcriptional regulator, translated to MATILLVDDEMTMVQMVAEVLRADGHEVLPFTNYSGVIEALASRRPELVITDLYLDKTRPHGLDILRKVRELSPPPAVIVISGFGTVENAVDAMKLGAFDFLRKPFNLGDLRLCVRRALSYTAAVAENTELRKELRRQYRFSQIIGASPRMQEVFRLVEKVADTPTTVLVLGESGTGKELIARALHYNSNRAAAPFVPINCSALPENLLESELFGHRKGAFTGAVSDKDGLFQEAAGGTLFLDEIGTMPPQLQSRLLRVLQDKEVRRVGDNTAVAVDVRVIAATNENLETLVRDGRFREDLYYRLNVVPIALPPLRERPDDLPMLVAHFLKDRVHLRSDQPFRVTRRALAALTAYRWPGNVRELANYIERAAILADTPLIQVADLPPVVQACAPADDGQEAQQAAETATPVGAAVGPGPGAGTGPVVSQPATDSEPHPQTNGLVSLKKFLRDHETSYLRHAVAFANGDKEAAARLLDISLATLYRKLAESPETS
- the rplW gene encoding 50S ribosomal protein L23 gives rise to the protein MNAYDIIKTVRVTEKGTLQTERFNQYTLVADRRASAPQIKRAVEELFKVTVLRVNTLQVRGKARRQSTKAAGRDADWKKAIVTLKKGDRIELA
- a CDS encoding low specificity L-threonine aldolase → MTAAPDPTTRTSQAPADLPQEPVPIRRHFASDNYAGIAPEAWAALEEANRGHAPAYGNDPWTQRAADRIRQLFETPCEVFFVFNGTAANSLALAHCCQSYHSVLCHEVAHVEKDECGAPEFFANGSKLLLLPGANGKLTPDGIEEAVLRRTDIHYPKPRLVSVTQGTEVGTVYTPAELRAIGAMAKKHGLRLHMDGARFANAVATLRVAPREITWQAGVDVLCFGGTKNGIHVGEAVVFFNRELAREFDYRAKQGGQLCSKMRFVAAPWVGMLKDDVWLRHASHANTMAALMHELLSPIPGVTILFPREANAVFIELPKRAIQALHARGWLFYNFIGEGGCRLMCSWDTAESDVRAFAADVAEVMSHG
- the rplC gene encoding 50S ribosomal protein L3, with translation MPLGLIGKKLGHTRVYNVDGVATPVTVVQVGPNLVLQVKKKDGRDGYAAVQLGFDAQKESRLPKPLLGHIRKQNGGPVKRIREFRDFSREVKPGDLLGADLFEVGQFVDCIGTTKGRGFEGVVGRWGFAGGDMTHGAKGWHRRSGAIGCRLFPGHVNKGLKMPGHMGQVRRTAQNLEIVQVRKEDNVLLIRGSFPGSEGDYCIIREAKKIPVGSPRLKAIHEHREKARAAAIAAAQKKADDKKAAGKKKK
- the rpsJ gene encoding 30S ribosomal protein S10, which encodes MSGQRIRIRLKAYDHRVIDASASEIVETVKRSGARVAGPIPLPTHIERVTLHRSPHADKKSMESFEQRTHKRLIDILDPTAKTVDELKKLNLPAGVDIQIKI
- a CDS encoding radical SAM protein is translated as MTVPLPPTPAGEDPTAWIVGLRPDLNGSRRALPADRPQGWIEEVEPDDSGEAVRFLTVFLTNRECPWRCLMCDLWHHTTLEPVPPGAIVTQIRTARLGRGDVPGLKLYNAGSFFDAGAVPLADHDAIASEIGTHRRVVVECHPRLVGPRIPTFAGKINPAALEVALGLETVHPEVLSRLNKRIRVADFVRASKSLRSDGVAVRAFVLVKPPFLDEDAALEWAVRSSEVALEAGAGVVSLIPTRGGEGALRELERLGLFREPGLALIEEAFDRVMALGRGRVFMDLWELDRFGAHETGFLERRDRMERMNRLQQILPRIGAAAAAPAVTRDS